Proteins encoded within one genomic window of Quadrisphaera setariae:
- the yidC gene encoding membrane protein insertase YidC: MPSSWSLLNPLAWLESAVSGVLVTAHALLGALGLDPASGGAWVGAVVVLVVVVRLALLPLVLRQVRASHRLARIAPQLRALQGRYSRPARPGGRQQLTRDPAELARWRAEQKALHAEAGASPLSLLPVLLQVPVMIALARVLDGAARGHAVGLLSPLLAVQAGAATVLGAPLSGSLVGGGGAAGAVLAVGLVVVVAVATWATTHLQLTRGTAPEALEGPVGQAQRMTVWLVPLVMAATSAAVPLGLLLYWASSAVWSLGQGLALLRWLPTPGTPAAAARERRLAERVSTP; the protein is encoded by the coding sequence ATGCCGTCGTCCTGGTCCCTGCTCAACCCCCTCGCCTGGCTGGAGTCCGCCGTCTCCGGCGTCCTCGTCACCGCGCACGCGCTCCTCGGTGCGCTCGGGCTCGACCCCGCCTCCGGTGGCGCGTGGGTCGGCGCCGTCGTGGTCCTCGTGGTGGTGGTCCGCCTCGCGCTGCTGCCGCTGGTGCTCCGGCAGGTCCGCGCGTCGCACCGGCTGGCGCGCATCGCCCCTCAGCTGCGCGCCCTGCAGGGCCGCTACTCCCGCCCCGCACGACCCGGCGGGCGCCAGCAGCTCACCCGCGACCCCGCCGAGCTGGCCCGGTGGCGCGCCGAGCAGAAGGCGCTGCACGCCGAGGCCGGTGCGTCGCCGCTGTCGCTCCTCCCGGTGCTGCTGCAGGTCCCGGTGATGATCGCCCTGGCGCGCGTGCTCGACGGCGCCGCCCGCGGGCACGCCGTCGGGCTGCTGTCCCCGCTGCTCGCGGTGCAGGCCGGGGCGGCGACGGTGCTGGGGGCGCCGCTGTCCGGCTCGCTGGTCGGCGGGGGCGGCGCCGCGGGGGCGGTGCTGGCGGTCGGGCTGGTCGTCGTCGTCGCGGTGGCGACCTGGGCCACCACCCACCTGCAGCTCACCCGGGGCACCGCCCCCGAGGCGCTCGAGGGGCCGGTCGGGCAGGCCCAGCGGATGACGGTGTGGCTGGTGCCGCTGGTCATGGCCGCGACGAGCGCCGCCGTGCCGCTGGGTCTGCTCCTGTACTGGGCCAGCTCCGCGGTGTGGTCGCTCGGGCAGGGGCTGGCGCTGCTGCGGTGGCTCCCGACGCCGGGCACGCCCGCCGCCGCGGCGCGGGAGAGGCGCCTGGCCGAGCGCGTCAGCACCCCGTGA